From a region of the Enterobacter cancerogenus genome:
- the nudE gene encoding ADP compounds hydrolase NudE: MSKPLQKPTILHVETVAKSRLFNVESVDLEFSNGVRRVYERMRPSSREAVMIIPIVDDHLILIHEYAVGTESYELGFPKGLIDPGESVFEAANRELKEEAGFGANALSFLKKLSMAPSYFSSKMNIVVAEDLYPEWLEGDEPEPLPQVRWPLAHLMDLLEEPDFTEARNVSALFLVREWLKGQGRL, translated from the coding sequence ATGAGCAAACCACTACAAAAACCCACCATTCTGCACGTTGAAACGGTCGCGAAATCGCGTCTGTTTAATGTCGAAAGCGTGGACCTGGAGTTCAGCAACGGTGTGCGTCGCGTTTATGAACGTATGCGCCCGTCATCGCGCGAAGCGGTGATGATCATTCCCATCGTTGACGATCATCTGATTTTGATCCACGAATACGCTGTGGGAACGGAATCCTATGAGCTTGGGTTCCCGAAAGGGCTGATTGACCCGGGCGAGTCGGTGTTTGAAGCGGCAAACCGCGAGCTAAAAGAAGAGGCGGGTTTTGGCGCAAACGCGCTGTCGTTCCTCAAAAAACTGAGCATGGCACCGTCCTACTTTTCCAGCAAAATGAACATTGTGGTGGCGGAAGACCTCTACCCAGAATGGCTGGAAGGGGACGAGCCTGAGCCGTTGCCGCAGGTTCGCTGGCCGCTGGCGCATCTGATGGATCTGCTGGAAGAGCCGGACTTTACCGAAGCGCGTAACGTGAGCGCGCTGTTCCTGGTGCGGGAATGGCTGAAAGGACAGGGGCGGCTGTAG